AAAATTTTATATAACGACAGCTATTGACTACGTAAATGCGCCTCCGCACATAGGACATGCCTATGAGAAAATCGCTACGGATGTTTTAGCCAGACACTTCAGGCAAAGAGGAATACCTGTCTTTTTTCTTACCGGATCGGATGAACATGGAATTAAGATAGAAAGAACTTCAAAAGAAAAAGGTCTTACTCCTCTGGAATTTTGTGATGAAATTGCGCAAAAATTCAAAGAAGCGTGGGAATTGCTGGATATAAAATACGACAGGTATATAAGAACAACAGAAGCTGACCATAAAAAAGTAGTTCAACATATCTTTAAAACCCTTGTGGAAAAAGGCGATATTTATAAAGCTGCTTACACAGGGATTTACTGCGCAGGCTGTGAAAGTTTTTTAAACGAAAGAGACCTGACAGAAGACGGTTTGTGTCCTGACCATAAAACAAAACTTCAGGAAGTGAAAGAAGAAAACTATTTTTTCAAACTTTCAAAATACAAAGAAAAAATTATCGAACATATAAAAACAAATCCGAGGTTTATTCTTCCTGAATTTAGAGTAAATGAGTTGTTAAACCAGCTTAAAGATATGGAAGATTTTAGTGTTTCCCGCTCGAAAGAGGCTGTTTCATGGGGAATTCCTGTTCCTGATGACGATACTCAGATTATTTATGTGTGGATTGATGCTCTTTCAAACTATCTTACAGGCATCGGATATCTTAAAGATGAGGCATTGTTTAATAAGTTCTGGTCTGCAAATGTTCATATGATTGGAAAAGATATTCTGAAATTCCATTCAATCTATTGGATAGCAATTCTTATGGCATTAAAAGAAGTTGAAGAAAAAATTACTCTGCCTGAAACAATTTTTGCGCATGGCTGGATTACTGTCGACCAAACCAAGATGAGCAAAACTCTCGGTAATGTCATAGCTCCAAAAGCAGTTCTTGATGCATATAATATGGATAAGCCGGATGCTCTAAGATATTTTCTGATGACCACGACACCTTTTGGAAGAGACGGCAATTACAGCGATGAGGACTTCAAAAACAAAGTAAATGCTGATCTGGCTAATAATCTTGGAAATCTTCTCAACAGAACTTTGAGCATGCTGATTAAATATTTTGACGGTGAGATAAAACCCGAACATATAACTGAATCAGAGAGTAATTTGCTTGCAGAGCTTACCGAAAATAGACAAAAGATTATAGTACAAAATTTTTATATATATGAAATTTCTAATGCTGCTGAAACAATTATTAAATTAGCTGATACAGCAAACGAATATTTACAAAACAAAAAACCTTGGAGTTTAGCAAAAGAAGGAAAAATGATCGAATGCGGACAAGTTTTATACAATGTTCTTGAAACTTTAAGACATATAAGCATTATGATTTATCCTTTTACGCCCAATATTGCTCAAGATATGTGGATTCAACTTGGACAGCCAGATAACATTGAAGATGTTAAATATGCAGAAATATCTGAACTAGAAGATTGGGTAGAAGAAGAGCATGAACATGAAATAGGTGGTGCATCTACTAAAAGATTTTATACACCTACAAAAGAAAAGAATCACTCTAAGCTAGAATGGGGCGGACTGCAAGCAGGAAAAATAGCTTCTGTCGAAACGGTTAAACCCGTATTTCTCCGCCTTGACTCAGAGATTGCCGGCGAAGATAAAAAAAGAAATAAATAAAATAAAATTTAAAGGTAAATAATGAAATATAAAAAACTTATAAAAAATATTTTTATTGCTTTGTTTATAACTTTTTTACTTAATGCCTTGTATCTTCCTGCTGTCTGTGAGGTTCTTAACGGAGAAGTGTCTTTTGATTGGACGTTTAAAAATCAGGAAGAAAGAAACAAAACTATTAATTATTATTACAAACTTCTCTTTGAAAATGTTCAGAAAACTATTGATAAACAAACATTCGCCGAAAATAAAAAAGATAAAGACAGAATTTCAAACGAATATTTCCTCAAAAACAATCTGCTTTCTATGCAGGACAGAAAACTTGCAGGATTTTATATTTTTAAGAAAATTTTATATATCTACGCAATAAAATATGAAAATAAGAAAAAAAATATTTATTATTATGATGCGATGGGCAATTTAAGGTATTTTGACGTACTGGAAAAGCCTTATGATGAGTATCCCTATAAATCATACCAGTATAACGACAAAGGAAACCTTGTCGGCGTAACTTATTATATTTCTGAAGATGACCAGTATGCTTTTAAGGCAAACGGGGAATTTTATTGCCGCTGGTATGAGGACAAATGTTATGATAAAAAAGCAAAAATGATAATAACAAGAAAATTACAGGAATAATTTCAGCTTTTATGTAAGGTTACTATTTTTATGAATTACAAACTTATAGACACACATGCTCATCTCGATTTTAAGGATTTTCAGGATAATATTGAGGAGATTCTCGAAAATTCAAAAGCTGTCGGCGTTGAAAAAATAATTATCCCCGGTGTAACGCTTGAAGATATGCATAAAATAATAAACTTAATAGAAAAATATGATAATTTGTATGGTGCAGCAGCGATTCATCCTTCTGAAGCGAAAAGCTGGCAGGAAGAATATTATGAACTCTTTAAAGAATATGCCCAACATGACAAAGTTGTGGCAATTGGGGAAACCGGGCTTGATTATTATCACGATGCGACATTTAAAGAAACCCAGCAGCATGTGTTTAGAAGGCATCTTGAACTTGCAGAAGAATTAAATATTCCTGTAATTGTACATGACAGAGAATCCCATGACGATGTTCTGGCTATTTTAAAAGAGTTTCCCGAGGTAAAAGGAGTTATGCACTGTTTTTCGGGAGATGCCGATTTTGCAATGAAGTGTATAGAACTCGGATATTTTATTGCGCTTGGAGGACCTGTAACTTTTAAAAATGCAATAAGTCCTAAAGAAGTTGCTCAAATAATTCCCATTGAAAAACTTGTTCTGGAAACAGATTCACCGTTTTTAGCGCCGCATCCGTTCAGGGGGAAAGAAAATGACCCTTCTAAAATCATTCTGGTTGCCGAAACTATAGCGGAAATA
This window of the bacterium genome carries:
- a CDS encoding TatD family hydrolase, yielding MNYKLIDTHAHLDFKDFQDNIEEILENSKAVGVEKIIIPGVTLEDMHKIINLIEKYDNLYGAAAIHPSEAKSWQEEYYELFKEYAQHDKVVAIGETGLDYYHDATFKETQQHVFRRHLELAEELNIPVIVHDRESHDDVLAILKEFPEVKGVMHCFSGDADFAMKCIELGYFIALGGPVTFKNAISPKEVAQIIPIEKLVLETDSPFLAPHPFRGKENDPSKIILVAETIAEIKGLSVEEVANITSSNAERLFGI
- the metG gene encoding methionine--tRNA ligase, encoding MEKFYITTAIDYVNAPPHIGHAYEKIATDVLARHFRQRGIPVFFLTGSDEHGIKIERTSKEKGLTPLEFCDEIAQKFKEAWELLDIKYDRYIRTTEADHKKVVQHIFKTLVEKGDIYKAAYTGIYCAGCESFLNERDLTEDGLCPDHKTKLQEVKEENYFFKLSKYKEKIIEHIKTNPRFILPEFRVNELLNQLKDMEDFSVSRSKEAVSWGIPVPDDDTQIIYVWIDALSNYLTGIGYLKDEALFNKFWSANVHMIGKDILKFHSIYWIAILMALKEVEEKITLPETIFAHGWITVDQTKMSKTLGNVIAPKAVLDAYNMDKPDALRYFLMTTTPFGRDGNYSDEDFKNKVNADLANNLGNLLNRTLSMLIKYFDGEIKPEHITESESNLLAELTENRQKIIVQNFYIYEISNAAETIIKLADTANEYLQNKKPWSLAKEGKMIECGQVLYNVLETLRHISIMIYPFTPNIAQDMWIQLGQPDNIEDVKYAEISELEDWVEEEHEHEIGGASTKRFYTPTKEKNHSKLEWGGLQAGKIASVETVKPVFLRLDSEIAGEDKKRNK